CCTGTGAAGATGACATAGTTTGTAAATgtaccacagatgaaaataagGTGCCTTATTTCAATGCTCCTGTTTActtagaaaacaaagaacaaattgGAAAAGTGGATGAAATATTTGGACAACTTAGAGATTTTGTATCCTTTTTCATTGGAAGACCTAATAATATTCAAAGGTTgctatttgtgtttttgtgagGAGGCGGTTAAGTGTAAATTAGACTTGTTGCTTCATTAAATTAGACAGGATTGCTACAGATTGGACCATGAAGGAGAATCAAGGGGAGAATGTGTTCATCCATAGATATTAAAATGACAGACCCTAGAAAGGTGACTTTTtttggaaaattctagaaatgatGGCCATTTGGATAAGTACTACAGGATTAAGTTGGCTGATTTGGATGTAGTGGTGCCACTGGAAGTGTAGAATTAGAAGTTGTTTGGTGTCCCCACTACCCTGGAAActccttccttgctttctctttttctgtctgtctctttctctttttctctttctctgtctttctctttttctccttccctctctctttctctctctctctttctctttctctctctcgctctttcccttcctccctccctctcttttttcttttctttttttttttttttgacagagactctctgttgcccagggtggagtgcagtggcatgatctcagctcactgcaacctccgcctcctgggttcaagcaattctcatgcctcagcctttcaagtagctggcattacaggtgagcgccaccgtgcccggatgatttttgtatttttagtggaggtagggtttcaccatgctggccaggctggtctcaaactcttgtcctcaagtgatccatctgccttggccccctgaagtgctgggtttgcaggtgtgagccaccacacccagcccctggaAGTTCATTTCTTATCTTTCCTATATATGTCTGTATTCTAACCTTGTTTGTGAAATTATACATCAATTCAGAAGGTTTGATAGTGTCTTTCATCTTAATTGCTCATTTGTtccttaataaaaataacagtatttttcAGTTAAATTGTCAGAAAACATGAAGGCTTCATCCTTTAAAAAACTACAGAAGGTGAGTCAAACTTATGATACTTGGGATCcttggttttataagggaatgACCTATCTTAGGAAAGTCCTACTTGGAGCATTTGAGATTTTCCCAACATATCAGTAGTAAAGCTCTTAAACTGAAATGTTCTGTGCTATAAATATTGAACATACTAATctttaaaagtgatttatttgATACAGccttttagaaagtaaaaatcaCAACTTTTGCTTATATTACCAAAATCTGTAAACTGCTAGAGTAAGAGTTTTTTGTTGATGTAAAACCCTTATTGAAAAGCATTCATGACCAAACATTCTAGGTGGAATCTTAATTTATAAAACTTACATTATTTGAGAGAAGGTAGATACTAAGTGATTTCACAAGAACTTCAATAACATAATATATGCTGTGAAGGAAAAATACAGGTTGCCATGAGAAGCTTTGTAGTGCCACCAACTTTAGTCTGTAGTGTTTGCTAAAAAGGTGAGCTTGAAACTGAGGTCTGATTGTTGACTAAGAGCAATTTCCACAACTGGTTGCATGTCAGAGTTATCTTGGGGAGCTTTTAAGAAGATGTACTTCCAGTTTCCACTTCTGGAAATTTGACCTAAGGAGCTCCTAAGTAGGGCCCAGGAAAAgcacttggataattttttttttttttttgaggcagagtctcgctctgttgcccaggtgggagtgcagtggcacgatctcggctcactgcaagctccacctcccgggttcaagccattctttggcctcagcctccctagtagctgggactacaggtgcccgccaccatgcctggctaattttttttttttttttttgagacggcgtctcgctgtGTCTCTGTagcccattctggagtgcagtggcgcaatctcagctcactgcaagctctgcctcctgggttcacaccattctcctgcctcagcctcccgagtagctgggactacaggcgcccgccaccacacccagctaatttttttgtatttttagtagagacggggtttcaccgtgctagccaggatggtctcgatctcttgaccttgtgatccacccgcctcggcctcccaaagtgctgggattacaggcatgagccactgtgcccagccagcactTGGATAATTTTGATGTAGTTAGGCAAACACTTGAGAATTTCTGAGCTagtgaaagaggaagaggaaagtgcATTCCAAGTAGAGAGAACAGTGTGTGCAGTCTCTGAGAGCAGGCAACTGAAAGGATACAAAAAGGCGGACGTATAGGTTAGGAATGAAACATTTAGGAGAGGTGGGGAAAGTTGTGAATTAAGACCAGAGAGGTAGGAGGGTGCTTGATTAACTTAAGCCTTCAGGTCATAAGAAAGAGTTTAGACTTTAGTttcaattgtgttttatttttgaatgacgGGATAACACAGTTAAATATATGCTTCAAAAGAATACTGGGAAGATAAAAAGGCACCTTGGGAAGAGGTCAGTATTGTGTGAGAGGGGCCAGGTAGGAGGCTATAATAGTAGTTCTGAAAGAGATGATATTTTGGACTCGGTAGtgacaatggaaatggaaaaaatggaTATATGAAAGGTACAGGAAGTAGAATCAATAGGACATTGTAATCGACTAGCTATCGAAATTGAAGAGGTAAAAAATATCACCATCTTTCAGATGTCTGACATCAACATCTTTGTGGGTGATGGTACCGATTAATTAAATGGGCAACAGTGCAGAAGATGGGGATTAGGGGAAGATAATGAGTTTGGTTTTGAACATAGTGAGGTTGAGGTACTTGTGAGACAGTCATGGTCAGAAGTTTAAAGGAAGAGTATAGACTGGAAATAGAATTGggaatttgttaacacagtgtaggaagaaagaatgaaaggaaaagagcACCTATGAAAAGTTTGGGGCACCTCCTAAAGCTAAATGTCTGTTAGTGGAAACTCAGAATTGCCAgtttaaaaaaagcaaaccacAAGCCTGTCATAAAAGTGGTATCACAAAAATTGAGAGTGTTTCCAGGAGGGACTGCTCAGCTATGGCAAAATGATGCAAAGTGTTCATTGGAAGACAGCCACATAGACATCGGAGTCATGGAGCCAGTGCAGTGGTGGGCCCAGGAGCCAGAATGGAATAGGAAATGAGAAGGAGACAATAGCTTGTTGTTAGCATATGATTACTAGTTGTAGAAACCTTGGCAAATACTCCTGGGATTGACTGCTTCTGGCATGCCTGGAGCTGTTGAGCCCAGAAAGAAACAATGCTGAAGAGGGATTCTCATCTTGTgacctgaaaaacaaaaaagctggtAATAGCCACTTAAATTCATCAGAATCCCTGTCCCTTTTCtcagaattatttatttgagggcttatttagttttttgggtttttgctttttacttacAGATACTAACTTGAGTACATTCTACCTCCCGGTTTGCGTACCCCCTGCTATGTTGAGATTCAGCCCTCCTTACCCAGCCTGCATTATTACGAAGTCTGTAGACCGGTGCTCTCCACTTGAACTTGCTGCAATGATGGGAGTCCCTGCCTAGTAAAGTAGCTcttagccacatgtagctattgagCACCTGAAGTGCGGCTCATGTGACtcaggaactgaatttttaatcattaattaatttaaatataagccACCTGTGGCTACTGGCTGCCATATTGAACAGTGTAGATCTAGACAATATTTTTGAGATGATGGGCTGTGAAGGGAAGATGAGTAATAAGGTGATATCTAGAGCGGGATGCAGATATCTTATAAGTAATATATTACAGTTTTGAAATCCTCGTGTGTTTTGTGTAGAAGAACTATGATACAATATGCCCTTTACATTTCATTATCTGAGAAATGTCCTCTTTAACCCCAGTTATGGGATGGGTATAGTTTTTGTATATCCTTCATTACTTTGTGTGTTCAGAAGATAGTTACCCTTTTGATCTTTATTAAAGACTTGAAACAGCTAATATGCGAatgctttattttgaattttaatgctgtgttttaaatagttttatttttcttgtggcaGTTCTGTTGAGTGGAAATGTTAAATAATCTGTTTCTAAAGAGAAATGAGATTGAATTggtcttgatttttttatatgcatGTAAAGCTTATTGTGTGCCAAAGTGCAAGTGCCTTATATACATCACTTTTTTGATCATCACACAAACATGTGAGATAGATACTCTATTctctacattttacagataaggaaactaaggtaaactaacacaggagcagaaaaccaaacaccacatgttctcactcataagtgagagttgaacaatgagaacacatggacccagggaggggaacatcacacacctgggcctgtcggggggatgggaggaaggggagggagagcattagggcaaATACGGAATGcatatggggcttaaaacctatatgatgggttgataggtgcagcaaaccaccatggcacatgtatacctatgtaacaaacctgctcgttcgttctgcgcatgtatcccagaacttaaataaataaaaaaaaagaaacctaaggTAGTAAGAAATTAAGTCCCTACCCAGAGATACATAGTAGAAAGTGGTAGGGTTGGGTgagtttgaacccaggcagttttGACTCTATCATGTAGCTTCTTAATGATTATACTATACTGTCCCCCAAGTCGTACActaattgcttttattatttttccagttttatataGATCCATATAAGCTGCTGCCACTCCAGAGGTTTTTACCTCGACCTCCAGGTGAGAAAGGACCTCCAAGAGGTGGTGGcaggggaggccgaggaggaggaagaggaggaggtggcagAGGTGGTGGCAGAGGCGGTAAGTTACTTGGGGAAAATTTCTAATGAAATTTCAAAGTCATAGCTGATTAATATAATACAATTTAGCTTTGTACATAGCAAACCCTCCCTTATGGTTCTTTTTATTAAAGCTGCTTTCAAATATTGGCAGATTGTCCATAATAATAATGCTTCATTTCAACAACTTGCTTAAAAATCTACTAAAGTATACTTTTGAGGGACTTCATTTCTTTGGGTTATTCATGTTTTCTTGGGCATTTTAATAAACCATAGgattatcttaattttaatttcttagttAATGTCATTGAGTGTAGACTGCATGCTGAAAGCTGGTCATACATTCTTTTAATTTCCGTGTATATTCTTTTAATACTCAGCAAAAGCTTTTGAGATAGATGATATCcttattttatgaatgaggaaatggagacttaCAGAAATTAATTTGCCCCAGTCAAACAATTGGCAGACCCAGAATTAAAATGCGTATCTTCTGATGTCATGTCAAGAACTAATAAATTCATTGCTGTGATCTCACTGTTTAGATGTACGC
This portion of the Rhinopithecus roxellana isolate Shanxi Qingling chromosome 2, ASM756505v1, whole genome shotgun sequence genome encodes:
- the GAR1 gene encoding H/ACA ribonucleoprotein complex subunit 1, encoding MSFRGGGRGGFNRGGGGGGFNRGGSSNHFRGGSGGGGGGNFRGGGRGGFGRGGGRGGFNKGQDQGPPERVVLLGEFLHPCEDDIVCKCTTDENKVPYFNAPVYLENKEQIGKVDEIFGQLRDFYFSVKLSENMKASSFKKLQKFYIDPYKLLPLQRFLPRPPGEKGPPRGGGRGGRGGGRGGGGRGGGRGGGFRGGRGGGGGGFRGGRGGGFRGRGH